From the genome of Sulfurovum sp. NBC37-1, one region includes:
- the gap gene encoding type I glyceraldehyde-3-phosphate dehydrogenase has translation MKKRIAINGLGRIGNQVLRHYIHALPAHCEIVAANTSSVEDAAYLLKYDSVHGRADFDIGTEEKKLIIDGHEIAIVSSHDPRELPWKELNIDIVLECTGHFTEGSLAAQHLEAGAKKVIISAPGKNVDKTIVLGVNENEYDPAAHHILSNASCTTNSLAPAMKVLEENFGVENAMITTTHAYTSTQTTVDKRAKKRRRGRAAAVNIIPTTTGAAIATTEVIPALKGKMEAMALRVPVPDGAVTEIVALLNKPVTAEEVNKAYSTAAGGEMKGILDITTEEVVSSDMLGNLHSSIIDGLSTAVVGERMVKVLAWYDNEYGYSQRLLELADYVAKKMEA, from the coding sequence ATGAAAAAACGTATTGCTATCAACGGACTCGGACGCATAGGGAATCAGGTACTCAGACACTATATACATGCACTGCCCGCACATTGTGAAATTGTCGCCGCCAATACATCGAGTGTTGAAGATGCAGCCTATCTGCTTAAATATGACTCTGTACACGGACGGGCGGATTTCGACATCGGTACGGAAGAGAAAAAACTCATTATCGACGGGCACGAGATCGCGATCGTCAGCAGCCATGACCCCCGCGAACTGCCGTGGAAAGAGCTGAATATCGATATTGTGCTGGAGTGTACGGGACATTTCACCGAAGGCAGCCTTGCGGCACAGCATCTTGAAGCCGGTGCAAAAAAAGTGATCATTTCCGCTCCCGGGAAAAATGTGGACAAAACGATCGTGCTCGGGGTCAATGAGAACGAATACGATCCCGCGGCGCATCATATCCTCTCCAATGCTTCCTGTACGACCAATTCACTGGCACCTGCCATGAAAGTGCTCGAAGAGAATTTCGGTGTAGAAAATGCGATGATCACAACAACTCATGCCTATACTTCGACACAGACAACGGTGGACAAGCGTGCGAAAAAACGCAGACGCGGCCGTGCGGCAGCGGTAAACATCATACCGACTACGACAGGTGCGGCGATCGCGACAACAGAGGTGATCCCTGCACTCAAAGGCAAGATGGAAGCGATGGCGCTGCGCGTACCGGTACCTGATGGTGCGGTGACTGAGATCGTGGCACTGCTGAACAAGCCGGTGACTGCCGAAGAGGTGAACAAGGCATACAGTACCGCGGCTGGGGGCGAGATGAAAGGTATTCTTGATATTACGACGGAAGAGGTCGTCTCCTCCGATATGCTGGGTAATCTGCACTCAAGCATTATCGACGGTCTCTCGACGGCGGTTGTAGGTGAGCGTATGGTCAAAGTGCTGGCATGGTATGATAACGAATACGGCTATTCGCAGCGCCTGCTGGAACTTGCCGATTATGTCGCGAAAAAAATGGAAGCGTAA
- the eno gene encoding phosphopyruvate hydratase translates to MSKSSIVSIDAIEILDSRGNPTVRVLMELDDGTEASASVPSGASTGEYEAHELRDGDKKRYGGKGVKKACENIVKQIAPTLLGMDASEQAKIDRTLIELDGTDDKSRLGANAILGVSMAAAKAAAQSQHTPLYRYLGGAEARRLPVPCMNILNGGEHADNSVDFQEFMAVPHGAPSFSEGLRYVAETFHTLKKLLHERGLATSVGDEGGFAPDLGSNEEAIELIVEAIEKSGYRPGEDISIAIDSAATSFSTDKKGHYDLKWSGAGKMQSNDLIALAKEWVDKYPIILWEDPLAEEDWEGFAQFTSALGDKIEVVGDDIFVTNTKFISRGIREHTANASLIKLNQIGTVSETVAAVRLCEENGWRSFLSHRSGETADTFLADFAVAMQSGHLKSGSASRSERLAKYNRLLEIEHALGTDAKYYWK, encoded by the coding sequence ATGTCAAAGAGCAGTATAGTATCGATCGACGCCATAGAGATCCTCGATTCACGGGGCAATCCTACCGTACGGGTACTGATGGAACTCGATGACGGTACGGAAGCGAGTGCTTCGGTACCTTCGGGTGCCAGTACGGGAGAGTACGAGGCGCATGAACTGCGTGACGGTGACAAAAAGCGTTACGGAGGCAAGGGCGTGAAAAAGGCCTGTGAGAATATCGTAAAACAGATCGCACCGACCCTGTTGGGCATGGATGCTTCGGAACAGGCAAAGATAGACCGTACACTGATCGAACTCGACGGTACGGACGATAAAAGCCGTCTGGGTGCCAATGCGATCCTCGGGGTTTCCATGGCGGCGGCCAAAGCGGCGGCACAGAGTCAGCATACACCACTGTACCGCTACCTCGGCGGTGCGGAAGCAAGACGTCTTCCCGTACCGTGCATGAATATCCTCAACGGCGGCGAACATGCAGATAACAGTGTGGATTTTCAGGAATTCATGGCGGTACCGCACGGTGCACCCTCTTTCTCCGAAGGGCTGCGCTATGTGGCAGAGACTTTCCATACGCTGAAAAAACTGCTGCATGAGAGAGGTCTTGCCACCTCAGTCGGCGATGAAGGCGGTTTCGCTCCCGATCTCGGCAGCAACGAAGAAGCCATTGAGCTCATTGTAGAAGCGATCGAAAAAAGCGGTTACCGTCCCGGAGAAGATATCTCCATAGCTATCGACAGTGCGGCCACTTCGTTCTCGACTGACAAAAAAGGGCATTACGACCTGAAATGGTCCGGTGCGGGAAAAATGCAGAGCAATGACCTCATTGCACTGGCCAAAGAGTGGGTTGACAAGTATCCTATCATACTCTGGGAAGACCCTTTGGCAGAAGAGGACTGGGAGGGATTCGCCCAGTTCACCTCTGCGCTCGGGGACAAGATAGAAGTGGTTGGTGACGATATCTTTGTGACCAACACGAAATTCATCTCCCGCGGTATTAGAGAACATACGGCCAATGCCTCTCTAATCAAACTCAACCAGATAGGCACGGTCAGCGAGACCGTTGCGGCGGTCAGGCTCTGCGAAGAGAACGGGTGGAGATCGTTTCTTTCCCACCGTTCCGGTGAGACTGCAGATACCTTCCTCGCCGACTTTGCCGTTGCCATGCAGAGCGGCCACCTCAAAAGCGGGTCGGCCTCACGCAGTGAACGCCTTGCCAAATACAACCGCCTCCTAGAGATCGAACACGCTCTTGGCACGGATGCCAAATACTACTGGAAATAG
- the ppsA gene encoding phosphoenolpyruvate synthase, with the protein MSKNIKWFNEIGIEDVAEVGGKNASLGEMYQNLTQEGVRVPNGFAVTSSAYRHVLKSNGAWEKLHALLDDLDVTSVDALQKAGKASREIVYNCELPDDLKSEILSAYAKLKEEYDESLSLAVRSSATAEDSPEASFAGQNDTYLNISNEDELIDAYKRCLASNFTDRSIHYKYDNNFDYLKVYLSVVVMKMVRSDIGASGVMFSLDTETGFKDVVFINAALGLGENVVQGTINPDAFYVHKPTYNKGFRTVLKRSLGSKEKKMIFTDTINLDNIAVEYTKNVPTTEEEQNRFCITDEDVMVLAGYAIKVENHYSQKAGFHKPMDMEWAKDGIDGHLYMVQARPETVQSQKKGNVLETYHLKEKGKVLVTGQAIGTKIGQGKAHYIASVKELDTFKAGEVLVADTTNPDWEPIMKIASAIITNKGGRTCHAAILSRELGIPAVVGCDNATEVLKDADEVTVSCAEGEEGHIYEGILDFEIIKTDLSNLPKTKTEIMMNLGNPDIAFSLSSLPVDGIGLARMEFIINEYIKAHPMALKHPEKVDEATRAKLQELTQAYDSMEDFFVKTLSEGVATIASAVYPKPCIVRMSDFKSNEYATLLGGDTFELKEDNPMIGFRGASRYAHPNYEEGFALECAAMKRVRDEMGFDNVTLMIPFCRRVDEGQRVIDTMAKYGLKQGENGLKIYVMCEIPNNVIQIDAFSKLFDGFSIGSNDLTQLTLGVDRDSQVVAFDYDERDEGVKEMIRMAVEGCKRNKRHSGICGQAPSDYPEMAEYLVRLGIESMSLNPDSVLKTIENIGKLEKELGR; encoded by the coding sequence ATGAGTAAAAATATCAAATGGTTCAATGAGATAGGTATTGAGGATGTCGCCGAAGTCGGAGGAAAGAACGCTTCTCTTGGTGAGATGTACCAAAACCTGACACAGGAGGGCGTCCGTGTTCCCAACGGTTTTGCCGTGACCTCCAGTGCCTACAGACATGTACTGAAAAGCAACGGTGCGTGGGAAAAGCTTCATGCGCTGCTTGATGACCTCGATGTGACCAGTGTCGATGCGCTTCAGAAAGCGGGAAAGGCATCTCGAGAGATCGTTTACAACTGTGAGCTCCCCGATGATCTCAAGTCGGAGATCCTTTCTGCCTATGCAAAGCTCAAAGAGGAGTATGATGAGAGCCTCTCACTTGCCGTCCGATCTTCTGCTACAGCCGAAGATTCTCCCGAAGCCTCTTTTGCCGGACAGAACGACACTTACCTGAATATTTCGAACGAAGACGAACTGATAGACGCCTACAAACGCTGTCTGGCTTCCAACTTTACCGACCGTTCCATCCACTATAAATACGACAATAATTTTGACTACCTCAAAGTCTATCTCTCTGTGGTCGTGATGAAGATGGTGCGTAGTGATATCGGTGCGAGCGGGGTGATGTTTTCTCTCGATACGGAAACAGGGTTCAAAGATGTCGTATTCATTAACGCCGCGCTCGGACTTGGCGAGAATGTCGTACAGGGTACCATTAACCCGGATGCTTTCTATGTTCATAAACCTACCTACAACAAAGGGTTCAGAACGGTTCTGAAGCGTTCTCTTGGTTCCAAAGAGAAAAAGATGATCTTCACCGATACGATCAACCTGGACAATATTGCGGTGGAGTATACGAAGAATGTTCCGACGACAGAGGAAGAGCAGAACCGTTTCTGTATCACCGACGAGGATGTCATGGTACTGGCCGGCTATGCTATCAAAGTGGAGAACCATTACTCACAGAAAGCGGGCTTCCATAAACCGATGGATATGGAGTGGGCAAAGGACGGGATCGACGGGCATCTCTACATGGTACAGGCACGTCCGGAAACGGTTCAGTCACAGAAAAAGGGCAATGTCCTGGAAACCTACCACCTTAAAGAGAAAGGCAAAGTCCTGGTAACCGGACAGGCCATAGGTACCAAAATAGGGCAGGGGAAAGCGCACTACATCGCAAGCGTGAAAGAGCTCGACACCTTTAAAGCGGGCGAAGTACTCGTCGCCGATACGACCAACCCTGACTGGGAACCCATTATGAAGATCGCTTCAGCTATCATCACGAACAAAGGTGGGCGTACCTGCCATGCGGCGATCCTGAGCCGTGAACTCGGCATTCCGGCAGTGGTCGGGTGTGACAATGCGACGGAGGTTCTCAAAGATGCAGATGAAGTGACAGTGAGTTGTGCTGAGGGGGAAGAGGGACATATCTATGAAGGTATTTTGGATTTCGAGATCATTAAAACAGACCTGAGCAACCTTCCCAAAACAAAAACGGAGATCATGATGAATCTCGGTAATCCGGATATCGCTTTTTCACTCTCCTCATTGCCGGTCGACGGGATCGGTCTTGCACGTATGGAATTCATTATCAACGAATACATCAAAGCCCACCCGATGGCGCTCAAGCATCCCGAAAAAGTGGATGAAGCTACAAGAGCCAAACTTCAGGAGTTGACACAGGCATATGATTCCATGGAAGACTTCTTTGTCAAAACACTTTCCGAAGGGGTGGCTACCATCGCTTCGGCTGTTTACCCCAAGCCCTGTATCGTGCGTATGAGTGACTTTAAATCGAATGAATATGCCACGCTTCTGGGCGGTGACACCTTTGAGCTTAAAGAAGACAACCCCATGATCGGATTCCGCGGGGCATCACGTTACGCCCATCCCAACTATGAAGAGGGCTTTGCGCTTGAGTGTGCGGCCATGAAGCGTGTACGCGACGAGATGGGATTTGATAATGTCACTTTGATGATACCGTTCTGCCGCAGGGTGGATGAGGGACAAAGGGTCATCGATACGATGGCCAAATACGGACTCAAACAGGGCGAGAACGGCTTGAAGATCTACGTAATGTGCGAGATTCCGAATAACGTCATCCAGATAGATGCCTTCAGCAAGCTATTTGACGGTTTCAGCATCGGAAGCAATGATCTTACGCAGCTTACCCTCGGTGTAGACCGTGACAGTCAGGTGGTCGCGTTTGATTATGACGAACGCGACGAGGGTGTCAAAGAAATGATCAGAATGGCGGTCGAAGGATGCAAGCGCAACAAACGGCACAGCGGTATCTGCGGTCAGGCACCGTCAGACTATCCGGAAATGGCGGAGTATCTTGTGCGGCTTGGCATCGAGTCGATGAGCCTGAACCCCGACAGCGTGCTGAAGACCATAGAGAACATCGGCAAACTTGAAAAAGAGCTGGGAAGATAG
- a CDS encoding IS5 family transposase: MLDSNDPLIALADTINWEFFDESFAKYYSDEGRPAKPIRLMVGLLLLKQLENLSDENVVLQWKRNPYYQYFCGMTEYVPALPCDATELVKFRQRIGTEGVESIFAMSVALHGKDAEEKQVIIDTTVQEKNVTYPTDGKLAIKMIHHLHKIAKEEGIQLRRTYVKEIKGHRISLQFFRHPKKIKKARAAMKKLGTIVGILIRDISRNLDEA, from the coding sequence ATGCTGGATTCAAATGATCCTCTCATTGCCCTTGCAGATACCATAAACTGGGAATTCTTCGATGAATCCTTTGCCAAATATTACAGTGATGAAGGAAGACCGGCAAAGCCAATCCGCCTTATGGTCGGACTGCTGCTGTTAAAACAGTTGGAGAATCTCTCTGATGAGAATGTGGTTCTACAATGGAAACGTAATCCTTACTACCAATACTTCTGCGGTATGACAGAATATGTTCCGGCACTGCCTTGTGATGCAACAGAACTTGTCAAGTTCCGTCAGCGTATCGGAACAGAAGGGGTAGAGTCAATCTTTGCAATGAGTGTTGCATTGCATGGTAAAGATGCTGAGGAGAAACAAGTTATAATCGATACCACTGTGCAAGAAAAGAACGTCACTTACCCAACAGATGGGAAACTGGCTATCAAGATGATACATCATCTACATAAGATTGCCAAAGAAGAAGGCATACAGTTAAGAAGAACCTATGTTAAGGAAATTAAAGGACACCGTATTTCACTTCAATTTTTCAGACATCCAAAGAAGATCAAGAAAGCAAGAGCTGCCATGAAAAAACTTGGAACCATTGTTGGTATTCTTATCAGGGATATTTCAAGAAACCTCGATGAAGCATAA
- a CDS encoding homing endonuclease associated repeat-containing protein, which translates to MKFELKPDNRNSSDEDLISDLKKIAKELNKTKITRKEYDTHGRYSEGTLRKRFGGWIKALEKAGLSSLKDYEITKNDLIKELKRISNLPNVNILSRAVFNTHKKISNTSKIERCFGSWSNALKEAGLTVESSQNRYSNKDLFENILNVWIYHGKQPTVTQMSEEPSKITRNTYSNRFGNWRKTLEAFIEYTNQEEPEALIKEESQPKKLPLNSIHHKTSRTINLRLRFRTFQNDNFKCKNCGRSPATDPKTILHVDHIYPWSKGGETVLENLQTLCSDCNLGKSDLV; encoded by the coding sequence ATGAAGTTTGAATTGAAACCAGATAATCGAAATTCTTCTGACGAAGACCTTATTAGTGATTTGAAAAAAATCGCCAAAGAACTTAATAAGACAAAAATCACGAGAAAAGAATATGATACACATGGCAGGTATTCAGAAGGAACATTAAGAAAAAGATTTGGTGGCTGGATTAAAGCTCTTGAAAAAGCAGGTCTTTCATCTCTTAAAGATTATGAAATTACAAAGAATGATTTAATCAAAGAACTTAAAAGAATTTCAAACCTTCCTAACGTAAATATTTTAAGTCGAGCAGTTTTCAATACACACAAAAAAATATCGAATACAAGTAAAATAGAACGTTGTTTTGGTTCATGGTCAAATGCACTTAAAGAAGCTGGTTTAACTGTTGAAAGTTCGCAAAACCGATACTCTAACAAAGATTTATTTGAAAACATATTGAATGTTTGGATATATCATGGTAAACAACCAACTGTTACTCAAATGAGTGAAGAGCCATCAAAAATAACTCGAAATACATATAGTAATAGATTTGGTAATTGGAGAAAAACACTAGAAGCTTTTATTGAATATACGAATCAAGAAGAGCCTGAAGCTTTAATAAAAGAAGAAAGCCAACCAAAGAAATTACCCTTAAATTCAATTCATCATAAAACATCAAGAACTATCAACCTTAGATTAAGATTTAGAACATTTCAAAATGATAATTTTAAATGTAAAAATTGTGGAAGGTCACCTGCAACTGACCCAAAAACAATTTTACATGTTGACCATATTTATCCATGGTCTAAAGGTGGCGAAACTGTATTAGAAAATCTACAAACATTATGCTCAGATTGTAACTTAGGAAAAAGTGACTTAGTTTGA
- a CDS encoding helix-hairpin-helix domain-containing protein produces the protein MKNPDRESVSRLEDLPNIGRATAHDLHMIGIDHPKNLIGNDPLKMYEKLCAISGKRHDPCVIDVFMSVIHFMEGGEPLPWWSFTETRKNEMNQNREIK, from the coding sequence ATGAAGAACCCAGACAGAGAATCAGTATCAAGGTTGGAAGATCTTCCAAATATCGGAAGAGCCACTGCCCATGATCTTCATATGATTGGTATCGACCATCCGAAAAATTTGATCGGAAATGATCCCCTCAAAATGTATGAAAAGCTTTGCGCGATATCAGGGAAAAGGCATGATCCATGTGTTATTGATGTGTTTATGTCTGTCATCCATTTCATGGAGGGCGGAGAACCACTACCATGGTGGTCTTTTACCGAGACTCGAAAAAACGAGATGAATCAAAACAGGGAAATAAAATGA
- a CDS encoding VOC family protein, with the protein MKYGYTIIYVSSVEETLEFYSKAFGFEIKFIHESKAYGELNTGETTLAFASHEMGNMNLGGKYIKASVEAEPFGIELAFVTENVASAFNKAVESGAIPIKEPEEKPWGQLVGYVRAVDGSVIELCSPIGS; encoded by the coding sequence ATGAAATATGGATATACGATAATATATGTTTCATCCGTAGAAGAAACACTGGAGTTCTATTCTAAAGCGTTTGGTTTTGAAATCAAATTCATTCATGAGTCCAAAGCTTATGGCGAGTTGAACACAGGTGAAACAACATTGGCATTTGCATCCCATGAAATGGGAAATATGAACCTTGGCGGAAAGTACATAAAGGCAAGTGTAGAAGCTGAACCTTTTGGCATTGAATTGGCGTTTGTTACAGAGAATGTAGCATCGGCCTTTAATAAAGCTGTTGAGTCGGGGGCAATCCCAATCAAGGAGCCTGAAGAAAAGCCATGGGGCCAGCTTGTTGGCTATGTTAGAGCAGTGGATGGTTCAGTAATTGAGCTATGTTCACCAATCGGCAGCTAA
- a CDS encoding DUF4442 domain-containing protein: MNVENIPLVKYLGIFRNHDGNLELPFQEKTESFFQTQHAGSQFTLAETASIDYLQSRFPELIEKTVPVFRSCETKFKQLSKNNIIAFASIDDDIKSKFQEQLEKKSRANITIDIKLIDSDGVETFNGKFNWFVQVTKK, translated from the coding sequence ATGAATGTTGAAAACATTCCACTAGTTAAATATTTAGGTATTTTTAGAAACCATGATGGCAACCTAGAACTGCCATTTCAGGAAAAGACAGAAAGTTTTTTTCAAACTCAACATGCTGGTTCCCAATTTACATTAGCTGAGACTGCCAGTATAGATTATCTACAAAGTAGATTTCCAGAGCTAATTGAAAAAACTGTTCCAGTTTTTAGAAGTTGTGAAACTAAGTTTAAACAACTTTCAAAAAATAACATTATTGCATTTGCATCAATTGATGATGATATAAAGTCTAAATTTCAAGAACAACTTGAAAAAAAATCACGTGCAAACATTACTATTGACATTAAATTGATTGATAGTGATGGAGTAGAAACATTTAACGGTAAGTTTAACTGGTTTGTTCAAGTAACAAAAAAATAA
- the mrdA gene encoding penicillin-binding protein 2: protein MRYKITLLLFILVWAAMITRLYHVSVKSNFYYEGLAKANIERKEYIKPVRGEITDRNGNLLAMNQIGFSLSIKPHLSTKNVEGKKSQLEQAVDILIETFPDLNKTMMMKVYKKKSSPYNHKYIKVVDFLHYADMMGAYPRLSMFDDIKIEAETKRYYPYGRYAAHLIGYTGRSNAKENESDEVVDVVGKVGKSGLEKYYNSFLQGELGYQVNKVTARNKAIDVLEKMLPKDNRNLELNIDIDLQKMIYEHFGDATGVAIVMRTTGEIIAAVSYPAYDPNLFVGGISSKDWKALQEDLAHPFTNKITHGTYPPGSSIKPGMAMAFDKAKPGILEKSEYCKGYMTIGNSKHKFRCWKHSGHGTVYLRKAIMQSCDVYFYKKSLQVGIDAMAKNLRSFGLGVKTGVDLPREYNGVIPDKAWKMKRFKKSWFLGETVIAAIGQGYDLVTPLQVARYTALIATGNLVTPRVAKRINGVDINMTSVPIKFNPISISEVRKGMYDVCNIPHGTAYRLMHDLPIKVAGKTGTSQVTSIPQGMGKRLKESELAYFHRSHAWITTYAPYDNPQYVVTVLIEHGGHGGSTSAPMAGDIYRWLYKNNYFTSKLQKNIDTAVGTEQMESVEVQKKKEKIRKRNEELRKKSSEGLSLF from the coding sequence ATGAGATATAAGATAACACTGCTGCTTTTCATACTGGTATGGGCAGCGATGATCACTCGGCTCTATCATGTAAGTGTCAAATCAAACTTCTATTATGAAGGACTTGCCAAGGCAAACATAGAGAGAAAAGAGTATATCAAACCTGTAAGAGGAGAGATCACCGATCGTAACGGGAATCTTCTGGCAATGAACCAGATCGGGTTCTCTCTATCGATAAAACCGCATCTTTCCACGAAGAATGTCGAGGGGAAGAAGAGCCAGTTAGAGCAGGCAGTGGATATCCTGATTGAAACCTTCCCCGACCTGAACAAAACAATGATGATGAAAGTATATAAAAAGAAGAGTTCTCCCTACAATCACAAATACATCAAAGTGGTCGATTTCCTACACTATGCGGACATGATGGGGGCATACCCAAGGTTAAGTATGTTTGATGATATCAAAATAGAAGCAGAGACGAAACGATACTACCCCTATGGCAGATACGCAGCCCATCTCATAGGGTATACCGGAAGGTCAAATGCCAAAGAAAATGAATCAGATGAAGTGGTCGATGTTGTCGGGAAAGTGGGTAAAAGCGGGCTTGAAAAGTATTACAACAGTTTCCTTCAGGGTGAACTGGGATACCAGGTCAACAAGGTGACCGCGAGGAACAAGGCCATTGATGTCCTTGAAAAAATGCTACCCAAAGACAATAGAAACCTTGAGCTCAATATCGATATTGACCTGCAAAAGATGATCTATGAACACTTTGGTGATGCGACCGGTGTGGCAATCGTGATGCGAACAACGGGTGAGATCATTGCAGCGGTGAGTTATCCTGCTTATGATCCGAATCTTTTTGTCGGAGGGATCAGCTCAAAGGACTGGAAAGCGCTGCAGGAAGACCTGGCACATCCTTTTACCAACAAGATCACCCACGGGACCTATCCTCCTGGATCTTCCATTAAGCCGGGAATGGCCATGGCATTTGACAAGGCCAAGCCGGGTATTTTGGAGAAGAGCGAATACTGTAAAGGCTACATGACCATCGGGAACAGTAAACATAAATTTCGATGCTGGAAACATAGTGGTCATGGTACGGTATATCTGCGTAAAGCGATCATGCAGAGCTGTGACGTTTACTTTTACAAGAAAAGCCTTCAAGTGGGGATTGATGCGATGGCGAAAAATCTTCGCTCATTCGGTCTGGGAGTGAAAACTGGTGTAGACCTTCCAAGAGAATACAACGGTGTTATACCGGACAAAGCATGGAAAATGAAGCGATTCAAGAAATCATGGTTCTTAGGAGAAACGGTCATTGCTGCTATCGGACAGGGGTATGACCTTGTCACGCCACTTCAGGTAGCACGCTATACGGCATTGATAGCCACGGGTAATCTTGTTACACCACGTGTGGCAAAGCGTATCAACGGTGTAGATATCAATATGACAAGTGTTCCAATAAAATTCAACCCGATATCTATCTCTGAGGTACGTAAAGGAATGTACGATGTCTGTAATATTCCACATGGTACAGCGTACAGACTTATGCATGATCTTCCTATTAAAGTAGCGGGCAAGACAGGTACATCCCAGGTGACATCCATACCACAGGGAATGGGGAAGAGGCTCAAAGAATCCGAACTGGCCTACTTCCACCGTTCCCATGCTTGGATCACGACCTATGCCCCCTATGACAATCCGCAATACGTTGTAACGGTCCTCATCGAGCATGGCGGCCACGGTGGTAGTACCTCTGCACCTATGGCGGGAGATATCTACCGTTGGCTGTATAAGAACAATTATTTCACGAGCAAGCTGCAAAAAAATATTGATACAGCGGTCGGAACAGAACAGATGGAAAGTGTTGAAGTACAGAAGAAAAAAGAGAAGATCAGAAAACGAAATGAAGAGCTCAGAAAGAAGAGCAGCGAGGGACTGTCACTCTTTTAA
- a CDS encoding N-acetyltransferase, with translation MITLVKANLSDIPEMQSLVLSEVKDGVILNRSEDEVATNIRSYVLAKEGEKLVGYTALHIHSRRLGEIRSLIVNEAYRGQRIGQKLVEFAVEEAKALHVEEDVLVLTYTPGFFEKLGFREISKEAIPEHKIWADCIKCIHFPVCNEVALVYKLS, from the coding sequence TTGATCACTCTGGTAAAAGCAAACCTGTCAGATATTCCCGAGATGCAGTCACTGGTGCTTTCAGAGGTAAAAGACGGGGTGATCCTCAACCGCAGCGAAGATGAAGTGGCCACGAACATACGCTCTTATGTGCTGGCTAAAGAAGGCGAAAAACTGGTAGGTTATACAGCGCTGCATATCCATTCCAGAAGGCTGGGAGAGATACGAAGCCTCATCGTGAATGAGGCGTATCGCGGACAGAGGATCGGCCAAAAACTGGTTGAATTCGCAGTGGAAGAGGCGAAAGCCCTGCATGTAGAGGAAGATGTATTGGTATTGACCTATACACCGGGATTTTTTGAGAAACTCGGTTTCAGGGAGATCAGCAAAGAAGCGATCCCTGAACACAAGATCTGGGCAGACTGCATCAAATGTATTCATTTCCCGGTCTGCAACGAAGTGGCACTGGTGTATAAACTTTCATGA
- the yihA gene encoding ribosome biogenesis GTP-binding protein YihA/YsxC: protein MNAPRVVEAAFIKSAQSIADSLPEDMSEVVFLGRSNVGKSSTLNSLTQRKNLAKSSATPGKTQLINFFETRYLYNEESFPVRFVDLPGFGYAKVSKSLKEVWQKNLVEFIEHRISIRLFIHLRDARHPHAKIDDDVEAYISEFIRPDQRYLTVFTKIDKLNQKERAKLKREFPGSITVSNLKKNGHDRVHYEILRTIFGIDEETKKPDGEKTV from the coding sequence GTGAATGCCCCACGAGTCGTAGAAGCTGCTTTTATCAAGTCCGCACAGAGTATTGCCGACTCCCTGCCTGAAGATATGAGTGAAGTGGTCTTCCTTGGCCGCTCGAACGTAGGTAAAAGTTCAACTCTTAACTCCCTGACACAGCGAAAGAATCTGGCTAAAAGCTCTGCGACTCCTGGTAAAACACAGTTGATCAATTTCTTCGAAACACGCTACCTTTACAATGAAGAGAGTTTCCCCGTACGTTTTGTCGATCTTCCCGGTTTCGGATATGCCAAGGTTTCCAAGTCGCTTAAAGAGGTATGGCAGAAAAATCTGGTCGAGTTCATCGAACACCGTATATCCATCAGACTTTTCATCCATCTTCGCGATGCACGTCATCCCCATGCCAAGATAGACGATGATGTGGAAGCGTATATTTCTGAGTTCATCCGCCCCGATCAGCGTTATCTGACCGTGTTCACCAAAATAGACAAACTCAACCAGAAAGAACGGGCAAAGCTCAAACGTGAATTTCCCGGTTCCATTACCGTATCGAATCTAAAAAAGAACGGCCATGACAGGGTTCATTATGAAATACTCCGTACGATCTTCGGTATCGATGAAGAAACAAAAAAACCTGACGGGGAGAAAACGGTTTGA